The Prevotella melaninogenica genome has a segment encoding these proteins:
- a CDS encoding peptidylprolyl isomerase, translated as MAALGKIRSKGGILVGAIGLALFAFLAGDAARSCDGIKGEARQQIGEILGKKISVQDYQKLIDEYQSAIKFTMQRDNLTDQELNQVKDQVWQQLVSNRVIEADAEKVGLTVTENEIQNVLNEGTNPMLVQTPFVNQQTGRFDVNALKQFFDSYNKAKAAKSPQVEQMQAIYDYWLFVEKNLRAQLLGQKYQALLASCVLSNKAEAKMAFKDNNEESQIQLASLAYSTVKDADVKVTDDDLKAKYAELKPAFRQNVETRDIKFVDFQIKASAADRSQVVKEMNDFQKQLASAEDPAAVVSKSGSEIPYLGLPVSNKAYQQYPDIASKIDSLSVGTTGVVENAQDNTLNIIRVLSKAQLADSIQFRQINIAAATPDEARAKADSIQKALAGGADFDALAKRYGQTGEKVWFTGQQYEMAPSMNQDNRTFINALLNGEVNATQNLALTQGNIILQVLDKKAFTTKTTAAVIKKVVDFSKATRSNAYNKFSEFVAKSSTVADLEKNAPKSGYQVQSLNDISTAEHYVGGIPGTRDALKWLFEAKQGEVSPLYECGNNDHLLVIALTAVHPQGYRSWDDAQVKEILKREIIKDKKAEKLMAKLKGVNSIAAAQAKGAKVSSVNQITFAAPAFVQATGSVEPALSGAVAGTAAGKFSKAPVKGNAGVYVFQVVKKSMRAGSKYDETLVMQQAAQANMQLVGNFMQDLILKAKVVDNRYLFF; from the coding sequence ATGGCAGCATTAGGAAAAATTAGAAGCAAAGGCGGCATACTGGTAGGCGCTATCGGTCTTGCCTTGTTTGCATTCTTAGCTGGAGATGCAGCTCGCTCGTGTGATGGAATCAAGGGCGAAGCGCGTCAGCAGATTGGAGAAATCTTGGGCAAAAAGATTAGTGTCCAGGATTATCAGAAGTTGATTGATGAGTATCAGTCTGCAATTAAGTTTACTATGCAGCGTGATAATCTCACCGATCAGGAACTTAATCAAGTAAAGGACCAAGTTTGGCAGCAGCTTGTAAGCAATCGTGTTATCGAGGCTGATGCAGAGAAGGTTGGTCTTACTGTAACAGAGAATGAGATTCAAAACGTATTGAATGAGGGTACTAATCCAATGTTGGTTCAGACTCCATTCGTGAACCAGCAGACTGGTCGTTTTGATGTAAATGCTCTAAAGCAGTTCTTTGATAGCTATAACAAGGCTAAGGCTGCAAAGTCTCCACAGGTAGAGCAGATGCAGGCTATCTATGATTACTGGCTCTTTGTAGAGAAGAATCTTCGTGCTCAGTTGCTCGGTCAGAAGTATCAGGCACTGCTCGCAAGTTGTGTTCTCTCAAACAAGGCTGAGGCTAAGATGGCTTTCAAGGATAATAACGAGGAAAGTCAGATTCAACTTGCTTCTTTGGCTTACAGCACTGTAAAGGATGCTGATGTTAAGGTGACAGACGATGACCTCAAGGCTAAGTATGCAGAATTGAAGCCAGCTTTCCGCCAGAATGTTGAGACACGTGATATCAAGTTTGTTGACTTCCAGATTAAGGCAAGTGCTGCAGACCGCAGTCAGGTTGTTAAGGAGATGAACGACTTCCAGAAGCAACTTGCTTCTGCAGAAGATCCAGCTGCTGTTGTTAGCAAGAGTGGTTCTGAGATTCCTTATCTTGGTCTTCCTGTAAGTAACAAGGCTTATCAGCAGTATCCTGATATTGCATCAAAGATTGATTCACTTTCTGTAGGTACAACTGGTGTTGTTGAAAACGCTCAGGACAATACTTTGAATATCATCCGTGTACTTTCTAAGGCACAGTTGGCAGACTCAATCCAGTTCCGTCAGATTAATATTGCAGCTGCAACTCCTGATGAGGCTCGTGCTAAGGCAGACTCTATTCAGAAGGCATTGGCTGGTGGTGCTGATTTTGATGCACTTGCTAAGCGTTATGGTCAGACTGGTGAGAAGGTATGGTTTACTGGTCAGCAGTATGAGATGGCTCCAAGTATGAATCAAGATAACCGTACATTCATAAACGCTCTGCTCAATGGTGAGGTGAATGCAACGCAGAATCTCGCTCTTACACAGGGTAACATTATCCTCCAGGTACTTGATAAGAAGGCCTTCACAACAAAGACAACTGCTGCTGTTATTAAGAAGGTTGTAGACTTCTCTAAGGCTACACGCAGCAATGCTTACAATAAGTTCTCAGAGTTTGTGGCTAAGAGTTCTACTGTAGCTGACCTTGAGAAGAATGCTCCTAAGTCTGGTTATCAGGTTCAGTCACTCAATGACATCTCTACAGCTGAGCACTATGTTGGTGGTATTCCTGGTACACGTGATGCATTGAAGTGGCTCTTCGAGGCTAAGCAGGGTGAGGTTTCACCTCTCTATGAGTGTGGTAATAATGATCACCTCTTGGTTATCGCTTTGACAGCTGTTCATCCACAGGGCTATCGTTCATGGGATGATGCACAGGTAAAGGAAATCCTCAAACGTGAGATTATTAAGGACAAGAAGGCTGAGAAGCTCATGGCTAAGCTCAAGGGTGTAAACTCTATTGCAGCAGCTCAGGCTAAGGGTGCTAAGGTCTCTTCTGTTAATCAGATTACATTTGCAGCTCCAGCATTTGTACAAGCAACTGGTTCTGTAGAGCCAGCTCTCTCTGGTGCAGTTGCAGGTACGGCAGCAGGCAAGTTCTCTAAGGCTCCTGTAAAGGGTAATGCTGGTGTTTATGTGTTCCAGGTAGTAAAGAAGTCTATGCGTGCAGGTTCTAAGTACGATGAGACTTTGGTAATGCAGCAGGCTGCTCAGGCAAATATGCAGTTGGTTGGTAACTTTATGCAGGATCTTATCCTTAAGGCAAAGGTTGTTGATAACCGCTACCTCTTCTTCTAA
- a CDS encoding hemolysin family protein, which yields MDINLIIGIIITMVLSAFFSGMEIAFVASNRLLAEMDKEKNGIAQKCLTIYYNNPNGFVSTMLVGNNIVLVIYGIFFAQIFDTTLFASFDSATRVILDTLASTLIILFTGEFLPKTLFKSNPNRLLTFFAPLAYVFFIILWPISRFATFLARVLLRLVGVKMDEKESDGTFTRVDLDHLVQSTIENAKNEDEIEDEVKIFQNALEFQDTKVRDCMVPRTEIKAVEENCSLEELQQMFIESGNSKIVVYEGDIDHIKGYIHSSEMFRSPKNWKDHIRQMPFVPETMAAHKLMQVFLIQKKSLGVVVDEFGGTSGIVSLEDIVEEIFGDIEDEHDNTKYIAKQINDNEYVLSARLEIDKVNEMFNLDLPENDDYMTVGGLLLHVYQSFPKLNEIITVGQYEFKIIKNTMTKIELVRLKVNGTE from the coding sequence TTGGATATAAATTTAATTATAGGAATTATAATAACAATGGTACTCTCTGCATTCTTTTCAGGAATGGAGATTGCCTTTGTTGCAAGTAATCGTCTTCTTGCGGAGATGGATAAGGAGAAGAATGGTATTGCACAAAAGTGTCTAACCATCTATTATAATAATCCGAATGGTTTTGTATCTACGATGCTTGTAGGTAACAACATTGTTCTTGTTATCTATGGTATCTTCTTTGCTCAGATATTTGATACGACACTGTTTGCATCATTTGATTCGGCAACACGTGTGATATTAGATACTTTAGCATCAACACTCATCATTCTTTTTACAGGAGAGTTCTTACCTAAGACCTTGTTTAAGAGCAATCCTAACCGCTTACTAACTTTTTTTGCCCCATTGGCATATGTCTTTTTTATTATTCTTTGGCCTATTAGTCGCTTTGCAACCTTTCTTGCGCGAGTCCTTTTGCGTCTTGTTGGTGTAAAGATGGACGAGAAAGAGTCTGATGGTACGTTTACCAGGGTAGACCTTGACCACCTCGTACAGAGTACTATTGAGAATGCTAAGAACGAAGATGAAATAGAAGACGAGGTAAAGATATTTCAAAATGCCTTGGAGTTTCAAGATACGAAAGTGCGTGATTGCATGGTGCCACGTACTGAGATTAAGGCTGTTGAAGAGAATTGCTCACTCGAAGAACTACAGCAAATGTTCATAGAAAGTGGCAACTCTAAGATCGTTGTTTATGAAGGGGATATCGATCATATAAAGGGTTATATTCACTCTTCAGAGATGTTCCGTTCTCCAAAGAACTGGAAAGACCATATCCGACAAATGCCGTTTGTGCCAGAGACGATGGCTGCACATAAACTTATGCAGGTTTTCCTTATCCAAAAGAAAAGCTTGGGAGTGGTTGTGGACGAGTTTGGCGGTACCAGCGGTATTGTTTCATTGGAAGATATCGTAGAAGAAATCTTCGGCGACATTGAGGATGAGCATGACAATACAAAGTATATTGCAAAGCAGATAAATGATAACGAGTATGTCCTTTCGGCACGTTTGGAAATTGACAAGGTGAATGAAATGTTCAATCTTGATTTGCCAGAGAATGATGATTATATGACAGTCGGAGGCTTATTGTTACACGTCTATCAGAGTTTTCCAAAACTAAACGAAATCATTACTGTTGGGCAATACGAGTTTAAGATAATCAAGAACACCATGACAAAAATAGAACTAGTACGGCTAAAAGTCAATGGCACAGAGTAA
- a CDS encoding LPS export ABC transporter periplasmic protein LptC — protein MVSCSEEREHTAPAIHDRDSVPVMTTYGVNTLISDSGVIKYRIVTERWEINENRRPSRWTFNKGILLTQFDLKKHVVGYIQCDSAVYFDKDRRWELRGRVRILTAQGLNFYSNELYWDERNHEMWSYSYSHLKTPDKELQGNWFHSDEQMTNYEIRQTKGWGIFSNNEFMSPAGSPFTPIDTTRVDSMKGPVVNQK, from the coding sequence ATGGTTTCCTGTTCTGAGGAACGTGAGCATACAGCTCCTGCTATTCATGACCGTGACTCTGTGCCGGTTATGACTACATATGGTGTCAATACACTTATCTCAGATTCAGGCGTTATCAAATATCGTATTGTTACTGAGCGTTGGGAAATTAATGAGAATAGAAGGCCTTCACGCTGGACTTTCAATAAAGGAATCCTACTTACTCAGTTTGACTTGAAGAAACATGTGGTAGGTTATATTCAATGTGACTCTGCTGTCTACTTTGACAAGGACCGTCGTTGGGAACTGAGAGGACGTGTAAGAATCCTTACAGCGCAAGGGCTTAATTTCTATAGCAATGAACTCTATTGGGATGAGCGCAACCATGAGATGTGGTCATATTCTTATTCACACCTTAAGACACCTGATAAGGAGTTGCAAGGAAACTGGTTCCATAGTGATGAACAGATGACAAATTACGAGATACGACAGACAAAGGGGTGGGGCATCTTCTCTAATAATGAGTTTATGTCGCCTGCTGGTTCTCCTTTTACGCCTATTGATACCACACGTGTCGATAGCATGAAAGGTCCTGTAGTAAACCAAAAGTAA
- a CDS encoding DUF4105 domain-containing protein, producing MKKGLLYIVLTFILSVVNATAGAQSMRNPDSIQISLLTCSPGKEVWAQYGHTAIRYYDKESGEDLAINYGIFSLDQTYFIPRFVLGMTDYRMGVQPMDMFLAQYSYEGRGVVEQVLNLSAEDKEVIHKALQENMKPENVVYRYNYFFDNCTTRARDMLVNHLHGKVVYPPAEEDATFRSMIHKWNNKYEWSQFGEDLLLGVNADRKTTKSEQQFLPENLRNDFDKATYKGKPLVKETNILLDAETEVAEPAFPLSPLSIALIFAAISLVMMLFSYRRQQVYWAWDLALMLTSGLIGIIFFIMIFSQHPCVSLNFILLFFNPLPLFFLYNTIKKKKIIWWKIWGVLIILGLFGSLFQEIPLPILIVASFLLLHCIVHLRINKAVTTTVSNSKK from the coding sequence ATGAAAAAGGGATTATTATATATTGTACTGACTTTCATCCTGTCTGTTGTTAACGCTACAGCGGGGGCTCAGTCTATGCGTAATCCTGATAGTATTCAGATATCCCTTTTGACTTGTTCACCTGGTAAAGAAGTTTGGGCACAATATGGTCATACCGCTATTCGATATTACGACAAAGAAAGCGGAGAAGACCTTGCCATCAACTATGGTATTTTCTCCCTCGACCAAACCTACTTTATCCCTCGTTTTGTTCTTGGTATGACAGACTATCGCATGGGAGTTCAACCTATGGATATGTTCCTTGCCCAATATAGTTACGAAGGGCGAGGAGTTGTCGAACAGGTCCTAAACTTATCAGCTGAGGACAAAGAGGTTATACATAAAGCTCTGCAGGAGAATATGAAGCCTGAAAATGTTGTTTATCGCTACAACTACTTCTTTGACAACTGTACCACAAGGGCACGTGATATGCTCGTCAATCACCTCCATGGAAAGGTTGTTTATCCACCAGCAGAAGAAGATGCAACGTTCCGTTCTATGATACATAAATGGAACAACAAATATGAATGGTCACAATTCGGAGAAGACCTTCTACTCGGTGTGAATGCTGACCGTAAGACAACAAAGTCTGAACAGCAGTTTCTTCCAGAGAACTTAAGAAACGACTTCGATAAAGCTACCTATAAAGGAAAGCCATTAGTAAAGGAAACTAACATACTATTAGATGCTGAAACAGAAGTGGCAGAACCAGCTTTTCCACTTTCTCCGCTATCTATAGCACTCATATTTGCAGCTATCAGTCTTGTAATGATGCTCTTTAGCTATCGTAGACAGCAGGTTTATTGGGCGTGGGACTTAGCTTTAATGCTTACATCGGGGCTCATAGGAATAATCTTCTTCATAATGATTTTCTCTCAACATCCATGTGTTAGCTTGAATTTCATCCTATTATTCTTTAATCCTTTACCATTGTTCTTCCTTTATAATACAATTAAAAAGAAGAAGATAATATGGTGGAAAATATGGGGAGTACTCATCATTTTAGGACTTTTCGGAAGTTTATTCCAAGAAATACCACTGCCAATACTAATTGTGGCATCATTCTTGCTATTACATTGTATAGTACATTTACGGATTAATAAAGCGGTTACAACAACCGTGAGTAATTCAAAGAAATAA
- the secA gene encoding preprotein translocase subunit SecA, whose translation MNFNKILKALFGDKSTRDMKLIQPYVDKVKATYPEIKALSNDELRAKTKEIQKFVQDAGKEQREKIAELRATIEATPIENREAIFNQIDKLEKEALDNYEKALDEVMPVAFSIVKDTARRFSENEETIVTATDFDRELAADPSKDFITIDGDKAIYHNHWTAGGNDLKWEMVHYDVQVFGGTVLHQGKIAEMATGEGKTLVATLPVFLNALTGNGVHVVTVNDYLAKRDSEWMGPLYMFNGLSVDCIDKHQPNSPSRRKAYQADITFGTNNEFGFDYLRDNMAVSPADLVQRQHNYAIVDEVDSVLIDDARTPLIISGPVPKGDVQMFEEFQPLVQSLYEVQRKQATELLSEARHKLAEAQKNANNKEVFQKLQEEGFLALYRSFKALPKNKALIKYLSEEGIKAGMLKTEEYYMANNNREMPKAIEPLYFVTDEKLNSCDLTDKGTAWLAAQVKDDQLFVLPDITTELSALEKQKDDKVIDEQTYIDQKDALMAHYGVQSERVHTLQQLLKAYTMFNKDDEYVVLNGEVKIVDEQTGRIMEGRRWSDGLHQAVEAKEHVKVEAATQTFATITLQNYFRMYHKLAGMTGTASTEAGEFWDIYKLDVVEIPTNRPIQRKDMEDRVYKTAREKYAAVIDEVEAMRNQGRPCLVGTTSVEISELLSKMLNMRKIPHQVLNAKQHLKEAQIVAEAGRSVDGLGAVTIATNMAGRGTDIKLSQEVKDAGGLAIIGTERHESRRVDRQLRGRAGRQGDPGSSVFYVSLEDKLMRLFGSERIAKVMDRLGFEDGERIESSMISNSIERAQKKVEENNFGIRKRLLEYDDVMNKQRTVIYEKRRHALMGERIGMDISNIIWDRCVNIIENNDYEGCKEQFLKILAMECPFTEEEFNGGNTSELSERSFQAAMEAFSRKTERIQTVAWPIIKQVYENQGAMYERIMVPITDGKRVYNIPCDLKEAYESEAKSVVKQFEKVILLHIIDDDWKENLRQLDDLRHSVQNASYEQKDPLLIFKLESVKLWDNMIDDMNNRTASVLMRGQIPEMQPAEDIQEAAPEEHSQQYREEKVELNDPNQVAAAQHDTREGAQEVNHTPYRADKMPRPNDPCPCGSGKKFKNCHGRDIR comes from the coding sequence ATGAATTTCAATAAGATATTAAAGGCACTTTTCGGAGATAAGTCAACACGTGATATGAAGCTTATACAGCCATACGTAGATAAGGTAAAGGCTACATATCCAGAGATTAAAGCACTCAGCAATGACGAATTGCGTGCAAAGACAAAGGAAATCCAGAAGTTTGTTCAGGATGCTGGTAAGGAACAACGTGAGAAGATAGCCGAACTTCGTGCAACAATTGAAGCTACACCGATTGAAAATCGTGAAGCTATTTTCAATCAAATAGATAAACTTGAGAAAGAAGCTCTTGATAACTATGAGAAGGCTCTCGATGAAGTTATGCCAGTAGCATTCTCTATTGTCAAGGATACAGCACGTCGTTTCTCTGAGAATGAGGAAACAATCGTAACAGCAACCGACTTCGATCGTGAGTTGGCTGCAGACCCTTCAAAGGACTTTATCACTATTGATGGCGACAAGGCTATCTACCATAACCACTGGACAGCAGGTGGCAACGACCTTAAATGGGAAATGGTTCACTATGATGTACAGGTATTCGGTGGTACAGTTCTTCATCAAGGTAAGATTGCCGAGATGGCTACTGGTGAAGGTAAGACCCTTGTTGCTACCCTCCCAGTATTCCTTAATGCCCTCACAGGTAATGGTGTTCATGTCGTAACAGTCAATGATTATCTTGCAAAACGTGACTCTGAGTGGATGGGTCCTCTCTATATGTTCAACGGTCTTTCAGTTGATTGTATTGACAAACACCAACCAAACTCTCCTTCACGTCGTAAGGCTTATCAAGCAGATATCACCTTCGGTACCAATAATGAGTTTGGTTTCGACTATCTGCGAGACAATATGGCAGTATCACCAGCCGACCTCGTACAACGTCAGCACAACTATGCTATTGTCGATGAGGTTGACTCTGTGTTGATTGACGATGCTCGTACACCTCTTATTATTAGTGGTCCAGTACCAAAGGGTGACGTACAGATGTTTGAAGAGTTCCAGCCATTGGTACAGAGCCTCTATGAGGTTCAGCGCAAGCAGGCTACAGAACTTCTTTCAGAAGCTCGCCACAAGTTGGCTGAGGCACAGAAGAATGCAAACAATAAAGAGGTTTTCCAGAAGCTTCAGGAGGAAGGATTCCTTGCCCTCTATCGTTCATTTAAGGCACTGCCAAAGAACAAGGCCCTCATTAAATACCTCTCTGAGGAAGGTATCAAGGCTGGTATGCTGAAGACAGAGGAGTATTACATGGCTAATAACAACCGTGAAATGCCAAAGGCTATTGAGCCTCTCTACTTCGTGACAGACGAGAAGTTGAACTCATGCGACCTCACAGACAAGGGTACTGCATGGTTGGCTGCACAGGTAAAGGATGACCAGTTGTTCGTATTACCTGATATTACCACAGAGCTTTCTGCACTTGAGAAGCAGAAGGATGATAAGGTTATTGATGAGCAAACATATATCGACCAGAAGGATGCGTTGATGGCCCACTACGGTGTTCAGAGTGAGCGTGTTCATACATTGCAGCAGCTCTTAAAGGCATACACCATGTTTAACAAGGACGATGAGTATGTTGTCTTGAATGGTGAGGTTAAGATTGTCGACGAGCAGACTGGTCGTATCATGGAAGGTCGTCGTTGGAGCGATGGCTTGCATCAGGCTGTCGAAGCAAAGGAACACGTAAAGGTAGAGGCAGCTACACAGACTTTCGCAACGATTACTTTACAGAACTACTTCCGTATGTACCACAAACTTGCAGGTATGACGGGTACAGCTTCCACTGAGGCTGGTGAGTTCTGGGACATCTATAAACTCGATGTTGTTGAGATTCCAACCAACCGCCCAATCCAACGTAAGGATATGGAAGACCGCGTTTATAAGACAGCACGTGAGAAATATGCAGCTGTTATCGACGAGGTTGAGGCAATGAGAAATCAAGGTCGTCCTTGTCTTGTTGGTACAACATCTGTCGAAATCAGTGAGCTTTTGAGTAAGATGCTTAACATGCGTAAGATTCCACACCAGGTATTGAATGCTAAGCAGCACTTGAAAGAGGCTCAGATTGTTGCCGAGGCAGGTCGTTCAGTAGATGGTCTTGGTGCAGTAACAATCGCTACCAACATGGCAGGTCGTGGTACCGATATCAAGCTTTCTCAGGAAGTAAAGGATGCTGGTGGTTTAGCAATCATCGGTACAGAACGTCACGAGAGCCGTCGTGTAGACCGTCAGCTTCGTGGTCGTGCTGGTCGTCAAGGTGACCCAGGTTCATCAGTATTCTATGTATCACTTGAAGATAAGTTGATGCGTCTCTTCGGTTCAGAGCGTATTGCTAAGGTAATGGATAGACTCGGCTTTGAAGATGGTGAGCGTATTGAGAGTTCAATGATTTCAAATAGTATTGAACGCGCCCAGAAGAAGGTTGAGGAAAACAACTTCGGTATCCGTAAGCGTTTGTTAGAATATGATGATGTCATGAACAAGCAGCGTACAGTTATCTATGAGAAGCGTCGTCACGCTTTGATGGGTGAGCGTATCGGCATGGATATCTCTAACATTATCTGGGACCGTTGCGTAAACATCATTGAGAACAATGACTATGAGGGTTGCAAGGAACAATTCTTGAAGATTCTTGCAATGGAATGTCCATTCACTGAGGAAGAGTTCAATGGTGGTAACACTTCAGAACTTTCTGAGCGCAGTTTCCAGGCTGCAATGGAGGCTTTCTCACGCAAGACAGAGCGTATCCAGACTGTAGCATGGCCTATCATCAAGCAGGTATATGAGAATCAAGGCGCGATGTATGAGCGTATCATGGTTCCAATCACAGATGGTAAGCGCGTTTACAACATTCCATGCGACTTAAAGGAAGCTTACGAGAGCGAGGCTAAGTCTGTTGTTAAGCAGTTTGAAAAGGTTATTCTTCTCCATATCATTGATGATGATTGGAAAGAGAATCTCCGCCAGTTAGACGACCTCCGTCACTCTGTACAGAATGCTTCTTACGAGCAGAAAGACCCACTGCTCATCTTCAAGTTGGAGAGTGTGAAGTTGTGGGACAACATGATTGACGATATGAACAACCGTACTGCAAGTGTACTCATGCGCGGTCAGATTCCAGAGATGCAGCCAGCTGAGGACATTCAGGAGGCTGCACCAGAGGAGCATAGCCAGCAGTACAGAGAGGAGAAGGTGGAACTAAATGACCCTAACCAGGTTGCTGCAGCACAGCATGACACCCGCGAAGGCGCACAGGAAGTAAACCACACTCCATATCGTGCAGACAAGATGCCACGTCCAAACGACCCATGTCCATGTGGTAGTGGTAAGAAATTTAAGAATTGTCATGGTCGCGATATCCGTTAA
- a CDS encoding ABC transporter ATP-binding protein, giving the protein MVAISVNNLIKNFGDKTAVSIPDFCFPSNEIIGLVGNNGAGKTTLFRLILNLIKADSGIVNFCLTDENTQQDKANLNSNVTMVSHLEDAWKSYIAAYLDESFLIEFLTPKEFFTFIAKVNNIKEQELEERLNSLQSFLGDEVLGRKVYIRELSAGNKQKVGIAAALLSCPKFVILDEPFNFLDPSSQNHLKKLLIEYKTKHKASILISSHNLHHTTDISNRIVLMEKGEIIKNIDDVTEESIKELENYFL; this is encoded by the coding sequence ATGGTCGCGATATCCGTTAATAACCTTATAAAGAACTTCGGGGATAAGACAGCTGTGTCTATCCCCGATTTTTGTTTTCCCTCCAACGAGATTATTGGTCTTGTTGGGAATAACGGTGCTGGTAAGACAACGCTCTTCCGTCTGATTCTTAATCTAATCAAAGCTGACAGCGGTATCGTAAACTTCTGTCTTACTGACGAAAACACCCAACAGGATAAAGCAAATCTTAACAGCAATGTGACTATGGTTTCTCATCTTGAGGACGCATGGAAAAGTTATATAGCTGCTTATCTTGACGAGAGTTTTTTAATAGAGTTCCTTACGCCAAAAGAGTTCTTTACCTTTATTGCGAAAGTCAATAACATTAAAGAACAGGAGCTGGAAGAAAGACTTAACAGTTTACAATCCTTCCTTGGCGATGAGGTTCTTGGCAGAAAAGTATATATCCGTGAACTATCTGCAGGAAACAAACAGAAGGTTGGCATAGCTGCCGCCCTACTCTCTTGCCCTAAGTTTGTAATCCTTGACGAACCTTTCAACTTCCTCGACCCAAGCAGTCAGAATCATCTTAAAAAACTTTTGATAGAGTATAAAACGAAACATAAGGCTTCTATTCTCATATCAAGTCACAATCTACACCATACAACAGATATCAGTAACAGAATCGTATTGATGGAGAAAGGAGAGATTATAAAGAATATTGATGACGTAACAGAGGAGTCGATAAAGGAGTTAGAGAACTACTTCTTGTAG